A stretch of Bombina bombina isolate aBomBom1 chromosome 2, aBomBom1.pri, whole genome shotgun sequence DNA encodes these proteins:
- the LOC128647347 gene encoding LOW QUALITY PROTEIN: uncharacterized protein LOC128647347 (The sequence of the model RefSeq protein was modified relative to this genomic sequence to represent the inferred CDS: inserted 1 base in 1 codon), producing MRSIQHEFNPFLSAGKLTQHYFVDAYVKTEGNRLNYVRQNQSKLRVEKYTGLMDHLQSVAADQGLVPDKAVILPSSFQGSQRNMVQNYQNAMAIVRKYGKPDFFITMTCNPKWSEIVVNLKXRSKLQELLDNITKKHVLGNLAAKVHVIEFQKCGLTHAHILLILSAEDKPTNAEVIDSFISAEIPDIQVHPQLHAIVTKHMIHGFCGEHNLTSPCMVDSVCSKQFPKSFQEETLLNIDGYPRYKRYKKTVSIEINGKTIDNSWVVLYNQYLTLKYNCHINIESCASIISVKCILKHIYKGHDLANIAIKEHETLLHDEIMSFMDSRYVSAPEAAWWLFGFHMHHQTHTIVQLQVHLPGEQSVYFTEDNIETAVEKKQSKNTALTAWFQLN from the exons ATGCGTTCCATCCAACAtgagtttaacccatttctgagtgctggcaaATTGACCCAGCATTACTTTGTAGACGCATACGTTAAGACAGAAGGTAATCGTTTAAACTATGTTAGACAAAATCAGTCCAAATTGAGGGTTGAAAAGTAcacaggtctcatggaccatcttcaaagtGTAGCTGCAGACCAGGGCTTAGTTCCAGACAAAGCAGTCATACTTCCATCTTCATTCCAAGGTAGTCaaagaaacatggtacagaattaccaaaatgccatggctattgttagaaagtatgggaagcctgactttttcataaccatgacatgtaacccaaaatggtctgaaattgttgttaATCTCA GAAGGTCAAAACTACAAGAACTGCTTGATAacatcacaaagaaacatgttttgggtaacctagctgccaaagttcatgttattgaatttcagaaatgtggattaactcatgcacatattttgctcATTTTATCTGCAGAAGATAAGCCTACAAATGCTGAagtaattgatagctttatttctgcagaaataccTGACATTCAAGTCCATCCCCAGTTACATGCAATTGTAACCAAGCACATGATACATGGGTTCTGTGGGGAGCATAATTTAAcatctccatgtatggttgatagtgtttgctctaagcaatttccaaaatccttCCAGGAAGAAACTTTGTTAAATATAGACGGGTATCCACGTTACAAGAGATACAAAAAAACAGTTTCCATTGAAATAAATGGAAAAACAAttgataactcttgggttgtactATACAACCAATACTTGACtttaaaatacaactgccatattaacATAGAAAGCTGCGCTTCCATAATAAGTGTGAAGTGCATATTAAAGCATATCTATAAAGGGCATGACTTGGCTAATAtagcaattaaagaacatgaaactcttcttcatgatgagataatGTCCTTTATGGATTCTCGATATGtcagtgctccagaagcagcatggtGGCTTTTTGGTTTCCATATGCACCATCAAACGCATACCATTGTGCaattacaagttcaccttcctggagaacagtcgGTATACTTTACTGAAGATAATATTGAAACTGctgtagaaaaaaaacaatcaaaaaacaCAGCTTTGACTGCTTGGTTTCAGTTAAACTAA